A section of the Synergistaceae bacterium genome encodes:
- a CDS encoding DUF3793 family protein: MAHKDADIIMSFMRYVRELPPEQFLRSMLLCFCAPTIAGLKAATLLNFKRGIHEDMRSLWLEHADEWLCALNVQWVLLNKHGSNALVLLYRRELLAEALGCSEACSILREHGYPLHDLDACLECLRGRLCGTFPHEIGLFLDYPPEDVRGFIENRAPKQLSCPCCYWKVYGNAEAARRKFLMYKQAECEAARKILAGE, encoded by the coding sequence ATGGCACACAAAGACGCAGATATTATCATGAGTTTCATGAGGTATGTCAGGGAATTACCGCCCGAACAGTTTTTGAGGAGTATGCTGTTATGTTTCTGTGCACCAACTATAGCAGGACTGAAGGCAGCAACTCTCCTCAACTTTAAGCGCGGTATTCATGAAGATATGCGTTCGTTGTGGCTTGAGCACGCTGACGAGTGGCTGTGTGCCCTAAATGTTCAGTGGGTCTTACTGAACAAACACGGCAGCAACGCTCTCGTCCTTCTCTACAGGCGCGAGCTTCTGGCAGAGGCTCTCGGTTGTTCTGAGGCCTGCTCGATACTCAGGGAACACGGCTACCCTCTTCATGACCTTGATGCGTGCCTTGAGTGCCTTCGCGGGAGACTGTGCGGGACGTTCCCTCACGAGATCGGGCTGTTCCTAGATTACCCGCCGGAAGACGTGAGAGGCTTCATCGAGAACAGAGCACCGAAACAGTTATCTTGCCCGTGCTGCTACTGGAAGGTGTACGGCAATGCGGAGGCAGCTCGGAGGAAGTTCCTGATGTACAAGCAGGCAGAGTGTGAAGCAGCCCGTAAGATTCTTGCGGGCGAGTAA
- a CDS encoding MATE family efflux transporter: protein MNSSIFLEREPVSRLLVKYSVPLIVSLLVAALYNIVDQIFIANAHYLGSNGNAANNVVFPLTVIALAFTLLIGDGACAFVSMSLGSRQTKQAGDAVGSAALLSATLGVIIACVYWLLREELLTFFGGRVNDETFRLAMEYFSWIIPGIPFYVFGQAMNPIISADGSPEYVMFSTLCGAGINIVLDPLFIFGFHWGMTGAAVATIMGQIFTALMSLRYLSRKMKAVDFSRKNLHYSPRLMRRYLPLGLCSFISQVSIVISVAAVNMMIRKYGALHEVFGKPEFSQIPMAVIGIVMKFFQIVISVCVGLSASCTPITAYNIGAGHPERVRSLFTLLLACEAVLGAAAFVIVEVFPMYIADLFGASGESVYYMAFTVHSFRVYLCLIVLACINKAAFIFIQAMGRAWTSAGLSVVREVVFGAGLTVIMPMFMGLEGVLWSMPASDGLTFIVSAAVIAMIYRELGQEVDA from the coding sequence TTGAACTCCAGCATTTTCCTTGAACGCGAGCCGGTCAGCAGACTTCTCGTGAAGTATTCCGTCCCGTTAATCGTGTCCCTTCTCGTTGCGGCACTCTATAACATCGTCGACCAGATATTTATCGCCAACGCACACTATCTCGGCTCTAACGGAAACGCCGCAAACAACGTAGTTTTTCCCCTCACAGTCATTGCTTTGGCTTTCACGCTGTTAATCGGCGACGGTGCATGTGCCTTCGTGAGCATGTCTCTCGGTTCGAGGCAGACGAAGCAGGCCGGTGATGCTGTCGGCAGTGCGGCTCTGCTGTCCGCGACGCTCGGGGTAATAATCGCGTGCGTGTACTGGCTGTTACGCGAGGAGCTCCTGACCTTCTTCGGCGGACGCGTGAATGACGAGACTTTCAGGCTTGCGATGGAATATTTTTCGTGGATAATTCCTGGTATTCCGTTCTATGTTTTCGGTCAGGCCATGAACCCGATAATCTCCGCCGACGGAAGCCCCGAGTACGTGATGTTCTCTACGCTTTGCGGTGCGGGCATCAACATTGTGCTTGACCCGCTGTTCATCTTCGGCTTCCACTGGGGAATGACGGGGGCGGCTGTCGCTACGATAATGGGGCAGATTTTCACGGCCTTGATGTCCCTGCGCTACCTCTCGAGGAAGATGAAGGCAGTAGACTTTTCCCGCAAGAACCTTCATTACAGCCCGCGCCTGATGAGGAGATACCTTCCTCTTGGCCTGTGCAGCTTCATTTCTCAGGTATCGATAGTTATCAGCGTTGCGGCGGTGAACATGATGATTCGGAAGTACGGCGCGCTTCACGAGGTTTTCGGCAAGCCGGAATTTTCCCAGATACCTATGGCAGTAATCGGCATCGTCATGAAATTCTTTCAGATAGTGATCTCCGTGTGCGTAGGACTTTCCGCGAGCTGTACACCGATAACCGCCTACAACATCGGCGCGGGGCATCCTGAACGTGTGCGCAGTCTCTTCACGCTTCTTCTTGCGTGCGAGGCAGTGCTCGGTGCTGCGGCGTTCGTGATTGTTGAGGTCTTCCCGATGTACATTGCTGATTTGTTCGGAGCATCCGGCGAGAGCGTGTACTACATGGCTTTCACGGTGCACAGCTTCAGGGTGTACCTGTGCCTTATCGTCCTTGCGTGCATCAATAAGGCCGCGTTCATCTTCATTCAGGCGATGGGCAGGGCGTGGACTTCTGCGGGGCTGTCCGTTGTGCGCGAGGTTGTGTTTGGTGCAGGGCTGACGGTGATTATGCCGATGTTCATGGGGCTCGAAGGCGTTTTGTGGTCAATGCCGGCCTCTGACGGGCTGACGTTCATTGTGTCGGCGGCTGTTATTGCGATGATTTACCGTGAGTTAGGCCAAGAAGTTGATGCTTGA
- a CDS encoding flavodoxin: MAKVLVVYVSTTGNTEKMANVIADAAKGAGADVTLKTVGEASVDELAGYDVVAFGSPAMGAEVLEEGEMEPFFSEAEGKISGKKVAVFGSYDWGDGEWLRTWEDRCKAAGAEVVASVKAHLEPDDDALAECKAFGAKLA; this comes from the coding sequence ATGGCGAAAGTACTTGTAGTGTATGTGTCGACAACGGGCAACACCGAGAAGATGGCGAACGTAATCGCTGATGCGGCGAAGGGTGCAGGGGCTGACGTAACCCTGAAGACGGTCGGAGAAGCCAGCGTTGACGAGCTTGCGGGCTATGATGTAGTGGCGTTCGGTTCTCCTGCGATGGGCGCGGAAGTCCTCGAGGAAGGCGAGATGGAGCCGTTCTTCAGTGAGGCAGAGGGCAAGATAAGCGGCAAGAAGGTCGCAGTGTTCGGGTCGTACGACTGGGGCGACGGCGAGTGGCTGAGGACGTGGGAGGACAGGTGCAAGGCCGCTGGTGCTGAGGTTGTGGCGAGCGTGAAGGCACATCTTGAGCCGGATGATGACGCTCTGGCGGAGTGCAAGGCGTTCGGAGCAAAGCTGGCGTAA